A DNA window from Paenibacillus andongensis contains the following coding sequences:
- a CDS encoding MBL fold metallo-hydrolase — MIKISNLQFAELCVKRAGLTRNLPKGKEELQWVSNTATLIYGEKDAVLVDTFTTIGQNQKLIDWIKSFDRNLKYIYITHGHGDHFFGIKQIKEAFPNVKALATKGSVEVSYKQGSPKHIESFWGKLFPNQIPQPQVFPDVIDSNSFELEEHGLEIIEAGFTDTANTTSLWIPDIELLVAGDVVYNGIHQHLAETTESSRLEWILAIDGLKELNSKFVITGHKVPENDNKPKILDETKQYLLDFIRLDKETDNVLDLYNAMLDLYPNRVNPGALWGSANAVKA, encoded by the coding sequence ATGATTAAAATATCAAACTTACAATTCGCTGAATTATGCGTAAAACGTGCCGGTCTCACAAGAAACCTGCCAAAAGGAAAAGAAGAACTTCAATGGGTTTCCAATACTGCTACTTTAATTTATGGAGAAAAAGACGCAGTTTTAGTGGATACTTTTACTACAATTGGACAAAACCAAAAATTGATTGATTGGATAAAGTCTTTTGATCGTAACTTAAAATACATCTATATCACGCATGGTCACGGCGATCATTTCTTTGGAATCAAACAAATAAAAGAGGCATTTCCAAATGTTAAAGCACTAGCAACAAAAGGATCTGTTGAAGTGAGTTATAAACAAGGAAGTCCAAAACATATTGAAAGTTTTTGGGGTAAATTATTCCCTAATCAAATTCCTCAACCCCAAGTTTTTCCCGATGTGATCGATTCAAATTCTTTTGAACTTGAAGAACATGGGTTGGAAATCATTGAAGCTGGATTTACGGATACAGCAAATACAACGTCATTATGGATTCCAGATATTGAATTACTGGTGGCAGGTGATGTTGTTTACAACGGAATCCATCAGCATCTAGCTGAAACAACAGAGAGTTCTCGACTTGAATGGATCCTAGCGATCGATGGCTTGAAAGAATTAAATTCTAAATTTGTTATTACGGGTCATAAAGTCCCTGAAAATGATAATAAACCAAAAATTTTGGATGAAACTAAACAATATCTGTTAGACTTTATTCGTTTGGATAAAGAAACAGACAACGTTTTAGATTTATACAATGCAATGCTTGATCTTTATCCTAATCGAGTAAACCCTGGAGCGCTCTGGGGTTCAGCAAATGCTGTCAAAGCTTAA
- a CDS encoding universal stress protein yields the protein MGFIIKIRFYKKGSDNMYERFLVPVDGSEHSKHALKSAKWLAQNIGINARITLLHIIPSNNINTVAYGVDIEQLQVAEVRRILEESAQAFSGSSIQYDTECYIGDPAEMICKKAKEGDYDLIVMGSRGLSLFSELFVGSVSHKVVQHSHCAVMIVK from the coding sequence ATGGGTTTTATTATAAAAATAAGATTTTATAAAAAGGGGAGTGACAACATGTATGAACGGTTTTTGGTTCCAGTTGACGGTTCCGAACATTCCAAACATGCACTGAAATCGGCTAAATGGTTGGCGCAAAACATTGGGATAAATGCCCGTATAACGCTTCTTCATATCATTCCTAGTAACAATATCAATACAGTTGCTTACGGAGTGGATATTGAACAATTGCAAGTAGCGGAAGTTAGGAGGATTTTAGAGGAATCCGCACAGGCCTTTTCAGGGTCATCAATACAATATGATACCGAATGCTATATTGGAGATCCTGCAGAGATGATATGCAAGAAGGCAAAAGAAGGAGATTACGACCTTATCGTAATGGGTAGTAGGGGACTTAGCCTCTTCTCAGAGTTATTCGTGGGAAGTGTAAGCCATAAAGTGGTCCAGCACTCTCATTGTGCTGTAATGATTGTAAAGTAA
- a CDS encoding MFS transporter: MKRMLWVVLMMSCGATFISSLFPLYGEHYRLSSLEITILFAVYAAILLPTLLVVGARGSAWGLKRVLRFSIWISIASTLLFIGSFNVWMLYAARILEGIAYGAFTGTASAFLLKQTSHDKVSTAIKLSGVTVTIGFGLGPAIAGLVVQYLHFEPLRLPYWILLVMLLSSLVFLEILPKHEDSQTQKPAKTKISLGVPDNIRSHFWSFIGLPIFTVFTLNGIVFSLIPSFAKNVIHTANLSISGLLILLLLGGGALMQFFPWPRNPVTRMCLGILFLAIGSWVIVYSGQTASLNLLWIGIFIQAIGGGWTFQVSLRLASQLPKPEERPRVISAFYLCAYAGFIVPPVGVGVLTQFFSLNFSLVLLNLFAALIVIYVLIYSVRFNRYYSKYSKVASTEKSMQDFINCHNKMEVMLEILRENVKIHGSESIQAQIANENFQAANQILQLLNEFTKIEFNSNAEQIMEFAKENFGRKY; the protein is encoded by the coding sequence ATGAAAAGAATGCTTTGGGTTGTTCTTATGATGTCCTGCGGAGCTACGTTTATCTCCTCATTATTCCCTTTATATGGGGAGCATTATCGGCTGAGCAGTCTGGAAATCACCATATTGTTTGCCGTTTATGCCGCTATCCTGCTGCCCACTTTGCTTGTCGTGGGAGCGAGAGGAAGCGCTTGGGGATTGAAACGTGTTCTTCGCTTCAGTATATGGATTTCCATCGCATCGACGTTGCTCTTTATAGGGAGTTTCAACGTTTGGATGCTCTATGCGGCAAGGATTTTGGAAGGCATCGCCTATGGCGCTTTTACAGGTACAGCCAGCGCTTTTTTATTAAAACAAACCTCTCACGATAAAGTGAGTACGGCAATTAAGTTATCAGGAGTAACAGTAACCATTGGTTTTGGCCTGGGCCCCGCCATTGCAGGTTTAGTCGTGCAATATTTGCATTTTGAGCCGCTTCGTTTGCCGTATTGGATTCTGCTCGTCATGTTATTAAGCTCCTTGGTATTTCTGGAAATATTACCGAAGCACGAAGATTCCCAAACGCAGAAACCGGCTAAAACTAAGATTTCGCTCGGTGTTCCCGACAATATTCGTTCCCATTTTTGGTCTTTTATCGGACTTCCAATCTTTACTGTTTTCACGTTAAATGGAATTGTGTTTTCTCTTATTCCTTCTTTCGCCAAGAACGTCATTCACACTGCCAATCTCTCTATTTCCGGTTTGCTAATTTTGCTGCTTCTTGGCGGTGGGGCCTTGATGCAGTTCTTTCCTTGGCCGCGTAATCCCGTTACAAGGATGTGCCTAGGAATCCTGTTTCTTGCCATTGGATCGTGGGTCATTGTTTATTCCGGACAGACAGCAAGTTTAAATTTGCTTTGGATCGGCATCTTTATTCAAGCTATCGGCGGTGGGTGGACGTTTCAAGTTTCTTTAAGATTAGCCAGTCAGTTGCCGAAGCCGGAAGAACGTCCTCGAGTTATCTCGGCTTTTTATTTATGCGCCTACGCCGGATTCATTGTTCCCCCTGTTGGCGTCGGAGTGCTGACTCAATTTTTTAGTTTGAACTTCTCGTTGGTTCTTCTAAATTTGTTTGCTGCGCTAATCGTTATCTATGTGTTGATTTATTCAGTCAGATTTAATCGTTATTATTCTAAATATTCTAAAGTTGCATCAACAGAGAAATCCATGCAAGATTTTATAAATTGTCACAATAAAATGGAAGTAATGCTGGAAATTTTAAGAGAGAATGTAAAAATCCACGGCTCAGAGAGCATACAAGCCCAAATTGCGAATGAAAATTTCCAAGCAGCGAATCAAATATTACAGTTACTAAATGAATTCACTAAAATAGAATTCAATTCAAATGCGGAGCAAATTATGGAATTTGCAAAGGAAAATTTCGGAAGAAAATATTAA